The window CATTGAAATTAACAAGATGATTTCCAAGGAATAATACATTCTGAAGCTTGATTATCATCACAGAGCCTTTTACCCTCAGACCTAAAATCCCTGTGTCTGGGTGGGAGAAAGGAGAGGtagcagtgaggaggaggaggaggagcaggaggaggaggaagaagaggagggagaggaggaggaggggaaggaggaggagaaggaagagggggagggggaggtagatgaaggggagagaggggggaggaagaagggaaaggagagaagaaagtgaggaggaggaggccgacAGGCCCATGGAACAGACCGTGTGGGTACATGTCTCAGACAGAAGAACGCACTGCGGCTGCTGATGGGTCCACGCTTCTCAGCGAAGACCGTGAGGGAGGAGCGACACTCACACCCACTCACTGTGTCAGAGAGTTTGTCTTAGACCCAGAGCTGAGAGCCCGGCTGTGCGGGAGGCCATGAGCGTCCCTCCCACACGGATGTGGGTCCCTGCAGAGCCCCCTCCCATCACCCACTCAGCTCCCCGAGTTCCCTCCACATCACGGTCAGGACCAGGTGCCCACAGAGCAGGCTGGGCgctgaggcaggaggatggagatggggggcggaggggggcagtTCTCGATGAGTCGGCCTCACAGGAGACGAAGCCGGGAAACTGGATGGTCCCGACCACTTCCCCGTGGACAGCGGAGTGGATGTGCCCAGAACCACTTCCTCATAATGCATttcatgaacaaaacaaaaccattctTTGTGTCCAAGTTCAATGCTTTATTGGAAGGTGGACAGACAGTCCAATCAGTTCTGACAGCAAACGGAGAGGATCCTGGGAATATGAGGGAGATGCAGGCACAGTTGAAAATCTACCCATAATCCTGGGGAGCTAAAGGCTTTTGTGTGAATAACCCAGCATGAGGTCTGCTGTCCGGTTCCTTAGGTCAAACGTGGGAGGAAGTCCCTTGTAAGTTCAGAGGCTGAGCTGCTGGGCAGGGTTTCAGTAGAAGCCAGAGTATCCGTATCCCCCGCAGCAGGACGGGCGCCAGCAGCCACAGCCATAGCCTCTGTAGCCatagccacagcccaggcccccaaggccgccccagccccagccggagccatagccacagcccaggcccccaaggccgccccagccccagccggagccatagccacagcccaggcccccaaggccgccccagccccagccgcggCCTCCGTAGCAGCTGCCGTAGTAGCTCATGGTGTCAGAGGTGATTTCGGCTGGAACTGTGTGTCTGTTCTGTGACGGGATGGCCCGGGACGTTTATATACGTGGGCGGGGACAGCCACCTGTGTCACCCAATGGCACACGGTCCTTAGAAACCGTGTCATGCTCTTGTTTCCCAACAGCAAACACACCTGCACATGTTCATGTGAGTTGCTTTCGAGAGTCACGGAGGCATGTGTGGCTTCGGGGAAATTCCTAGAAGAGAATTTTATGTCAATAAGACGCGATCGTGTCTGTCACCCACACACCCGTTCGGGTCTCTGAGTCACAAACCCCATGAACCATCTTCACACTCCAGGTGCCATCATGGCATCGCCCGAGGCTGCGCTCACCTTGAActgagcccccaccccctttccgtGGCCGTGGACTCTGCAGAGCCCGGGGGGCCTGTCCGCTCCTGAGAACTCACGTGAAGGGAAGCGTCATTGTTCCCCGAAACGCTGCTCCTGTCCGTCCCGCTGGGCCCGGCTTCCCATCCAACATGCTGTCCTGTCACCTGAGAGCCACACCCGGCAGCAGGGATGCCGTCACTTTTCGGGGAGCCACAGCCTGGGGTCCGCGGGGTTCCTCAGACACTAGGCGTCGTGGAGCAGCAGCCTGTGTGGTGGCTGCCATGGAGATCCTGTGGGAGGGTCCTGCTCGTTGGGGTGAATGGCCCCCCATGGAGACCCTGTGGGAGGGTCCTGCTCCTTGGGGTGAATGGCCCGGGTGGTGCTATCGCCGTCCCGTCTGGTGACTGCTCCCGGCCACGGCTCACTGTGCCGGGAGGAGCTGAACACCAGGATCCGTGCGTGTGAGTGCAGTCTGCCTCACTgtgcagctctctctctctctctctctctctctctctctctctctcctctctttattggtttcagagagtaagggagagggagagagagagaaacatccatgatgagagagaatcatggactggctgcctcctgcaggccccacactggggatggagcccacaaccaggcctgtgccctgactgggaatggaaccctgacctcctggctcctaggtcgatgctcagcccctgagccacccggccaggccaCAGAATTGTAATTATATTTCCGTCTGACCCGGAAGCTCATCTCGATCACAGGAACCTTTATGTCTTTCTACCTCGGGCACTGAGTACCTCTGGGGCACAGGGTGACACCACGTTCCCTGGGGTGATGGTTGAATAAAGGAACCATGGGTCCAtcctgggaggccctggccacAGCGTCACCAGCCTGTCACCCTGCCCGGGCCGGGCTCCTGCGGGCACAGCGGGCACAGCTGTTTCATAGATGCCCGCGCCCAGTTCACCTGGTagcagggatttttaaaaatgtggacgAATGTACAAGGATCCTGTAAAGTTTGTAGACGTGTTGGCATTGGCTCCTTGAGCTTGTACTGCACACGACACGCTACAGACAGACAGACGCACtgcggacagacagacaggctgCAGTGTCATGGGTACTGTCCTCACTGCAATCTGTGCCTCCGGCCTTGGGGGCGGACAGTGGGGGTCCTTGCAGGACGTTCCCCAACCCAAGCCGAGGGCCCTCTCTGTCGTGGTCATCGTGCTCCTGAGAGAAATTAAGGTGGCGTCTTGCAGAGATTCTTTTACTCTGTTCTCCAAACTTTATGTGCTTCTGCCTTTGGCCAGTCTGAGTTATGGAATCCCAAGCTAAGGGTGCTGCTGTCGTAAATTACTACTAAGTAGGTCGCGTGCTGACCCGGCGTGTGGTTGTGTGGACGCAGAAGCTGCCACCCATTCTCAGGCATTGGAAGAGAACTTTTGTCCCGACAACTAAAAAAAAAGGTTCTTCAAACAGATCACAGGATTCCACTGAAGGGTTTCGTCACCAGTGAAGCAAGCAGTGGGTGGGTGTgtcttttaattaaataaaaggtGAAGACAGCAGCTGGAGGTACAAACAGTAGGCGAACAGAACAGCCAGGACAACGTGGGCACCTACGGGAACGTGGACACAGAAACGGagctcacacacatgcactcacacacatgcactctcACACATGcaatcacacacatgtgcactcacacacatgcacgcacgtgtgatcacacacatgcacacacacatgcacacactgtaGACATGGACTCGGGCCCTTAAGAAGGATCACACACTGAGTGACAGACACGCTGCAGACAAACAGATGTGCTGCAAACAGACAGACATGCACTGCAATCATTCAGACAGACATGCTGTAGATGGACACACATGAACTCCCACCTGCTGTGCGCACACAGGCAAAGCCTATCCATGCAGCGCGGACAAGAAACTAGGACACGTGCAGACGCCCAGCGAAGGCAGTTTATTGTCGAGTGAGTCCCCCACGTCCATGAGCCATCGGAAGGGGGTTCTCCCAGAACATGTATCCGCCCGGGGAGTCACTCCCCACACTGTGCCCCGCCCCGTTCCAACCGCAAGTGCGATGGTTTTGTCAGGtcggtgctgggtgctgggtgctgggtgctgggtgctgggtgctgaggtCCAAGGCCGCCGCaggggcccagggctgcccatctctccagaatctcagaggggcaggggctgggggccccGCTCAGCCCATCCAGTCCCGGCAGGTGTCTCAGTAGCAGCCGGACCAGTACCTCCCATAGCAGCAGGGCCGGTAGCAGCTGTACCCATAGCCGCCGTAGCCGCCGTAGCCGCCGTAGCCACCGTAGCCGCCGTAGCCACCAAAGCCACCGTAGCCACAGCCATAGCCACAGCCCAGGCCGCCCCAGCCGCAGCCCAGGCCGCCCAGGCCGTAGCCGCAGCCCAGGCCTCCGTAGTAGCCGCCGTAGAAGCTCATGGTGTCAGGGAGGGTGCAGAACAGGTGCTGCTCACAGACTCTGCCCGTCTGGCCTCCGCGGGGCCTTTTATGCGCCCTCGGCAGGGGCGTGGCAGCGAGCCGCGGGCATGTGGCAGCCAATTAGTGGGGAGCCTGCGTCATGCACAGCGTGCTCATCGGGACAGAGCCCCGCGCGCACTCATGTGGATTCCTCACGCTGCCTCTGGAGATGCGCACACGCCTGTGGTCATCCAGCCACACTCGGGCCACACGCAGGCTCCGTGACAGGCTCCTGGCGATGCCCAGCCGGACACCACACAGGCCATGGGCGGCTTTGAAAGGAGGATGTCACCTCTTGGCCGACGTCACCGACACCCGGAGACCCCAGAGCGCAGGGCAGGACTCCCAGGTCCCTTCCTGTGATCGCCAGCCCTGCCTGGGGGGAGACGCCCACTGTCCAGGCAGATCCTGCTTCAAGTCTCcttttaggttttttgtttgcttggggCAGGATGGATTGGGTGTTTGATTGCCAACAGCGTTTTTAGACTCGCGGCCGCCGTTCTCACTGGGCTGGGCGTTTTCATGTGGTTTCGGGGCTGAGTTTTATATGCATCTGCATTTCGTCAGCACGCGATCTAAGAGACGCTTGTCAGGGAAAGCAAGTATGCAAATCATGTGTGTGTGACACTGACGTGTGTGATAGCCACGTAGCACACGTGTCGTAAGCGTATGTATTGCGAAGTCTATTGACGACTCTCGCCTCTAAGCCTGTCCTTGGTGAATGAGTCACTTCTCACCCTCTCTCTGACGGGTTCCCTGAGTGTTTCATAGTAAAACCCTCAGCCCAGAGAAAGACACGCCAAGAACCGTGCACCCACGTGTGCAGGGGCCACGGGCAGCATCAGCAGCACAGGTGGAGGGTCCGGCAGTTAAGTtccgggggtgtgtgtgtgcacgtagTGAGCCACGCCCTCCCGGGTCCTGCCGGGACACACAGCCGCGCTGCTTCATAAAGCTGCACATTTCTTTCCCCAGTGCCAGCCGGCTCGGTCGCCAAGAACAGTGCGTGTTCTGTGAATAAACTCCCTTCCGTCTCTACCCGTTCATCGCCGCTGCTATAAAGAATGATGGCGGTGTTGCAAGCGATGCATCAAAATGGCAAGGAGCCTCCACGTACTTGGGCTGGGGCCAGAGTCTTCATGCGGCGGAATGATCAGAGACCAAACACGTTTAATCTTTTTCTGGGtggaggttttattttaaatatctgataCCAAATCTCTAGATCCTGTTCTTGGCATGATCCCAATGGCAATAATACTTGGGAAAGATAAAGGCCTAACAGTTCGTTATGTAATGACCCTGTGCACGTTCTGCTGTGGAGAAGGGAACCAGCCTCTACGTCTGTACTTTCCGAGATGATGGCTTCCGACTGCGTGCTCTGGTCAGTGTTATCGTCCATGTCAAAGCCACGCGTGGACTTCGCAGGGGACGCTGACCTGGGGCGGGGATTTCCAGTTGCCATGGTTACAGGCCGTCTTTCTGTAGAGGATGTCACTGCACCCGAAAAAGTACACAGACCAAGAGATGATGCAGTGGGATGTGAATAGTGTAAAACTTATTCAATGATCAGACttggaaaagacaagaaaatcGAATCAACTACCGGGGAGAGCAACAAAAGGCTACCATTAGATGGATAGTTATAAAATAAGCATTATACACGATAAGACTTTCATGTACACTAGCAGCGCCTTTCAGAACATGTCAttcaacaactagaggcccggtgcatgaaattcctgcacaggtgcagtccctagtcctggccggtGATCAAAGCACAAGAGCCTGGCACGGAAGGGCagatcccagctgacctctgggcccccacacacccctctctgcctgagtcatcgggcccccgcctggctccctcagcgcctgggaaaGACAAAACTGGCCTCTGTCTGCGGGGCGATCGGGCCCCGCTCCcatccaccttggcctggtgccgcctgctcacctgctccaccaccccgcCGGGGTCCTGCTCTtttcggggcccatcagggcccgcagcgcctccactgccacccactacCAGCGCCAGGtcactgacacccaccatgttctgcaccgccccctggtggtcagcacacgtcatagtgagcagtcaaactcccagtcaaggggacaatttgcatattagccttttatcagaTAGGATAGCTTTTTCCAGTTTCAATAACAGTGTCAAACCGAACGATGGAATGAGCAAGGAGTGGATGAGATGCTGGCATTGGTGGAAAAGCTGTATGGAGAGATATAGGAGACCTGCATGACGTTACACCACCTAGTTCATTGTGTGAGAACATGAAACACAGAAATGATCGCAGCCTCCCAATTTCAATCTATGAATATAAGGGGCCCTAATCTATATCACAGTGTGATTTGGGGCCCGGGGGTTTCCAAATTATCTTCTTTACCTGAAAAACGAATATTGTTTTCCACATCAGAACTTTTCCAGTAGgtattaaaatagataaaagaaacaGCATGGGACCATGGTTAGAATTAAAAGCTCATGAAAATACACTAAACTGTTCAATTTATCTTCATGTTCATTTTTCTCCTAGTGCTTTCTTTAGGAATTTTGTGAATATAAAAAAGGGTGTTACCTTTCTAGTTATCTTCTGTGCTGTCTTTTTTAAGTTTAAGTACAAAAGCAATGTGAACTTTACGAAGTGTATTTCCATGTTGGTCTATGTAACCTTTGAAGATCTAGAAAAAACACTCTTGAAAGATTTATTGgacacattttcatttgtttccgtAATTACTACTCTAATTGCCCGTTTCTTCTTGAAATATTTATAGAGTTAAAGCCTGACTTTATTGGGATATTTTCAACTTACTAGCATACTTCTTGAATGATGTTGACCTATAATTTGTAAGAAAAAGCCCTTCTGTGattattttatatcttcttgcttatatttaactttttatacatatacacacaaacaaaatttacatcatagattttttttctttttcttttttatttcttcaacccACTGACCAATTTATCAACTCTACTATCTTTTTGTATTCTAATGTTTAGTGTTTGCATTAATTTTTGTTACTTTCTTTTTCCATGCACTTTGTAATTGCCTGTTTGGCCTTTTTCTAACTTTTGAACTTCataaatatatctttaatttCATTCCTTTAATTGTTAATATTAAATAAGACACATATTTAAAGTATCACATGTTTCACTTTATATATTGAAacacaaatttatattttcatatgaaATAAAACAGATTTCCTGTTTTATTGTCTtatccttgatttttttcttctactcagtacttaattaaaatacatactagtatttcaataaagtttttattaaacCAGTCTCTAGTTTGTTATCATCCTGGGTTAATACATACAAATTTTTCATCTTTGTAAGTTATTGAGCTTTTTCAGAAACACAGAATATTTTGCTATTCTTCTGAATATTCTACAAATTACTGAAGAAAATGATTAAGAATATTACTGTCATTCTCTACTGTATCGACTGTATTTCTCATTTCACCTATGTATTTTTCTCCTAAATGTATAGTTGCATGTTAAATTACCTAACATCAGTTGTATTCCTCTGGAATTTGgttatttctgatatttaattTCCTATCATTTCAAGCTCTATTATTTGGCTCAGAGTTGACAAGAATTGTCACTTTATTGCCAAcaagaggccgggtgcacgaattcgtgcacgggtggggtccggccagcccgccccgatgggggcccatcaggctgGGCCGGTGGGgcagaggggccacgggaggttggccgggtGGCcccgccctgattggggtgttgggggccgatcgggggcagggccggccacgGGAGGGCAGTCCTTCTGTGGTTGGTGTGATTCTCTTCATTTGACCTCTGCCTTCTGAGACCGAACCTGGGTTTTCCGTCACTCCTGGCCTTCATTCGTGTGCTTTCAGTTTGGGCGTGGAGACCTCACTCGGACGTTCAGGGCTCCTGTCTTTGAGCCGCTGTGTCGTTACcgcctccttcccctgcccctttctccttcccaacTCCTTCCTTCTCCCGCTTCCTCCGCCAAGTTTACTGGGTCTGTGGTGACTCAATCTGAATGTTGACTCACTAATCAAGTCAGTGGGCGTTTCTTAATTTGGCTCACGAAAGGGCTCACAGCAAAGGTGTTGGGGGCTGACCAGGGGCCGGGCCGCCAGGAGGGGGCGCCGACCGGGGTCCggatcaggccagttggctgccgcagtgtgcgtcatagccacCGATCATTCCGGTCGTTCTGGTCCTTCCACCGTTCCGGTCGCTGGGCTTTCATATGTATAGATTGCTCTGTTATCAATGTGCAGCACTACATTTGGGCCAGGTAATTCTTTCAATTTGTTCTTTATCTCAGAAGACTTTTGGTGCTCTTGTTTTTATCCTGTTTTGCCTTTTAACtatttggctatttttttttttttaataaaagtttaccTTTTTCCTGTGGAAAGCAAATGGCCCCTACTGACACCTAGCGGGAGCCACTCCGCAACGTAAGGAGGTTGATCTGCTGGAATTGTCACGGGTGAGATAAAGGCCACTTTGGGAGCAATCCGGTAGCGATGCCTCCGTCCTGGTCACAAAGCTCTGGAAGTTATGGGCCCGTCAATGTACCAAACCACTGAAAACTTAGATTTTGTTCTCACAGTGGCCTTCAGGCCGAGTGGCCTCCGTGTGGGGCTTGAAGTGCTTCTGGTCACATTGGGAGGGCACGTTGTGTGAATAAGTCGTCCTGGGCTGATACTGTTAAACGTCCAGGTTGTGGAATTCCTGGCCTTCTGATTCCTGACTCAGAACACCACTTCCTCCTCATTCCCAGCCTGGCCGCTCCTCACGGGGAAGCAGGAGGCCCGGTGGCCTTCCTGACAGCGACTTCTCGGAGGAAATGAACAAGTCAGTGTGTGATGACCACTCCATTCCCGTATGGATCAGCGATGAGGTGGTGATAACATGGGCCTGTGACAGTCATTTGTCTCTAAATTAACCAAACGGCCTGACTATAACGTGGATTTCCACGTGGGTTAACTATAAGGGGTGTTCACACCCCAAGCAAACTCCAGCACTGCTGTTTCTGCAGCAATCACGTCTTATTCTGTACAAACGAACTGGCTGTGTGCTATCGGTCACCCACTCGGGCTTGGTCATGTCAGCCCCTGCGACACGGACTTGTTCCCGAGGCTCTCACGGGACCTGCCACCTACCTGAGCCTGACGCTGAGGAGCCGGACTAGACGCGGCTCCTTCCCGCCAACGCCTTCCCCTCCGGAGGCATCCGCACCGCAAGGCTTTGCTGGAGTTTGGTCACCGAACCCGCTCGGCCTGCCTGGCCTTCAGCAGCCTCCGTGACAAGGCAGCTCACGTTGGCCAAAAGGAAAAGGGATGTTTTGACTTAAGAAGTAGGATGTGTATGTAGGAGAGCAGACACGCATGTGCACGGCAGTGATGACAGACATAACATAAAGCCTATGGCACCGCTTTCTATGCATCCCGTGCAGTTGTGGTTCTGTCGCCGTGGCGAGGTACCGACGCCCAAGCCATCTCTCGGTCAGCATGGCAGCGGCGATGGTAGAGAGGACGTGTCCGACTCCAGAAAAGTCGTGATCCTACTGGCTCCGAAGTTATTGCCAGCTGTTCTCCGTGTCCAGAACCATTGGGGAGCTACCGTTGTTGGGGACGGCTTTGTATCTTCTCTCATTAACGTGTCACGAAACCCTGAGAGACAGACGTGCCCCCAGGGTAGTGAATCGCGcagttgaggcacagagaggctgagtaaTTGGCCCCAAAGCACACACAGCAGGTGGGGGCTCCGAACAGACCTGCGCAGTGTGGGCCCCACTCGCCTTCGTCAGCTTCGTCTTGCCTCCCGACGGCCACGTTCCTCCCCCGGGAGCATGAAGAGCTGACATAgtcgggacccccccccccccctcgcacACACACTTCTTTGGATCTGATGGGATCACGTCTGGAAATTTGCTCCACAACCACCTGGGAAGATCCAGTTCGGAGCACCCTCTGGGGGTGCTCCTGGTCACCCTCCAAACCACTGCGAGTCCGGCGTCTTCTCCAGCCCAGGAGGCCGGGGAGCTGAGCGCCGTGGGCCGCGAGACGCCTGCAGGGGTTTCCCGTCTCCTGCTGACAAGGGAAGAACAGTAGCTACATGGGCGTGAAGCGGAAAATAGAAATCCCGGCCCCGGAGGGGCTCAGCATTAAAGGAGGAGCGGAGCcgggcctggctcagtggctgagcgccaacccatgaaccaggaggtcacagttggcttcccggtcagggcacaggcccgggctgcaggtcgatccccagcaggaggcagccgatcggtgcttctctctcatcatggatgcttctctctccctccctctcccttcctctctgaaatcaataaaaacatatttaaaaaataaataagaaagtaagTGAAGGGTGCGGCAGAGCTGGCCTGACGGGTGCGATCCCACGGCCGGAgcgggtgtgggagggagg is drawn from Myotis daubentonii chromosome 3, mMyoDau2.1, whole genome shotgun sequence and contains these coding sequences:
- the LOC132229166 gene encoding keratin-associated protein 19-3-like; translation: MSFYGGYYGGLGCGYGLGGLGCGWGGLGCGYGCGYGGFGGYGGYGGYGGYGGYGGYGYSCYRPCCYGRYWSGCY